The sequence GGTCAGCACGGCGACCCCTTCGCGGTGCTCGGCCCCCACGCCGCCCGCGACGGAACGCTCAGCGTGCGCGTCCTTCGGCCCGGCGCCCGCTCCGTCGCGGTGGTGCTCCCCGACGGCTCCTCGACCGCGCTGCGCTCGCGCAATCCGGTCGGGTTCTGGGAGGGAGAAATCCGCGGCAGCCTGCCGGTGGCGTATCGGCTGCGTGTCGTGGACGAGCAAGGACAGGCCGCCGAGGTCGAGGACCCCTACCGCTTCGGGCCGACGCTCACCTCGTACGACCTGCACCTGCTCGGCGAGGGCACCCACTACCGGCTCTTCGAGCGGCTCGGCGCCCATCCCATCCGCCACGAGGGCGTCGACGGTGTGCGGTTCGCGGTGTGGGCGCCCAACGCGCGGCGGGTGAGCGTGGTGGGCGACTGGAACGGCTGGGACGGACGGCGCCAGCCGATGCGCCTGCACCCGGGCCACGGCATCTGGGAGATCTTCGTGCCCGGGGTCGCGGTGGGCGCCCGCTACAAGTACGAGATCCTCGGCCGCGACGGCGCGCTCCTCGCCCTGAAGACGGATCCGCTCGCGTTTGGCTTCGAGGCCGAGGAGCCGCGCACCGCTTCCGCGGTGACCGACCTGAGCGGCTTCGCCTGGGGCGACGCGGAGTGGATGGACGAGCGCAAGCATCGCAACGCCCTGACGCGGCCCATGGCGATCTACGAGGTGCACCTCGGCTCGTGGCGGCGCCCGGATGGTCGCATCCCGGGCTACCGCGAGCTCGCCGAGCGGCTCGCCGACTACGCGAGCGAGATGGGCTTCACCCACGTGGAGCTGCTCCCGATCACCGAGCATCCGTACTACCCTTCGTGGGGCTATCAGACCCTCGGCTACTACGCGCCCACCCGCCGCTACGGCACCCCCGCCGACTTCATGGCCTTCGTGGACATCCTGCACCGCCGCGGCATCGGCGTGATCATGGACTGGGTGCCCGCCCACTTCCCGAAGGACGCGCACGGCCTCTCCTACTTCGACGGCACCCACCTCTACGAGCACGACGATCCGCACCTGCGCGATCACCCCGACTGGGGCACCCGCGTGTTCAACTTCGGCCGCCGCGAGGTGGCCAACTTCCTCATCGCCAACGCGGTGTTCTGGCTGGAGCGGTACCACATCGACGGGCTGCGGGTGGACGCGGTCGCCTCCATGATCTACCGCGACTACTCTCGGAAAGCCGGCGAGTGGGTGCCCAACGAGTACGGCGGACGGGAGAATCTGGAGGCGCTCGCGTTCCTGAAGCGGATGAACGAGGTCGTCTACGGCGGCGAGCCCGGCGCGACCACCATCGCCGAGGAGTCCACCGCGTGGCCGCAGGTCTCCCGGCCGGTGTACCTGGGCGGCCTCGGCTTCGGGTTCAAGTGGAACATGGGGTGGATGCACGACATCCTCGAGTTCATGCAGCACGAGCCGGTGCACCGGAAGTACCACCACAACCAGCTCACCTTCGGCCTGCTCTACGCCTGGAGCGAGAACTTCGTGCTCCCGCTGTCCCACGACGAGGTGGTCTACGGCAAGCGCTCCCTCGCCCGCAAGATGCCGGGCGACGACTGGCAGCGGTTCGCCAACCTGCGCCTGCTCTACGCGTTCATGTGGGCCTATCCGGGCAAGAAGCTGCTGTTCATGGGCGGCGAGTTCGGCCAGTCCGACGAATGGAATCACGACCGGGCGCTCGACTGGGGGCTGCTCGACATGGGACCCTTCCATCGCGGCGTCCAGCGCATGGTGAAGGACCTGAACCGCATCTACCGGAGCGATCCGTCGCTGCACGAGGTCGACTTCGAGCCGGCCGGCTTCCAGTGGATGGACTGCAGCGACTGGGAGCAGAGCGTGGTCACCTTCTGCCGCTTCGCCCGCAACCAGACGACCCTGCTCCTGTGCGCGTGCAACTTCACCCCGCTCACGCGGCAGGGCTACCGGGTCGGGGTCCCGCGGCCCGGTTACTACCGCGAGATCCTCAACACCGACGCGGCGCTGTACGGGGGCAGCGACGTGGGCAACTCGGGCGGGGTGCCGAGCGAGCCGACGCCGTGGCACGGCCAGCCGCACTCGGTGGTGCTGACCCTGCCGCCGCTGGCCGCGGTCTGGCTCGTTCCCGCGTGACCGCGGCGCGCACATGACCGACGACGTGCCGCGCCCACGCCCGGGTCGGCCTTACCCGCTCGGGGCCACGTGGGACGGCGGAGGCGTGAACTTCTCCCTCTTCAGCGAGCACGCCACCGCGGTGGCGCTCTGCCTGTACGACGAGCGCGATCCGGGCAAGGAGATCCGCCAGATCCGGATCGAGCAGCGCACCGACCAGGTCTGGCACGTCTACGTCCCGGGGCTGCGCCCGGGCGCGCTCTACGCGTACCGGGTGAACGGCCCCTACGAGCCGCGGCAGGGCCATCGCTTCAATCCGGCCAAGGCCCTCCTCGATCCCTACGCGAGGGCGATCGCGGGCACGCTGGACTGGAGCGACACCTTCTTCGGCTACCGCATCGGGGATCGCGCCGGCGATCTCAAGCCCGACGACCGGGACAGCGCGCCCTACCTGCCCAAGAGCGTGGTGGTGGACACCACCTTCGACTGGGAGGGCGACCGCCCGCCGCTCACCCGCTGGTCGAACACGATCGTCTACGAGACGCACGTCAAGGGCTTCACCCGCCTGCACCCCGACGTCCCGTCCGAGCTGCGCGGCACCTACGCGGGGCTG is a genomic window of Candidatus Methylomirabilota bacterium containing:
- the glgB gene encoding 1,4-alpha-glucan branching protein GlgB, whose amino-acid sequence is MPHTPLRPDAINSIVAGQHGDPFAVLGPHAARDGTLSVRVLRPGARSVAVVLPDGSSTALRSRNPVGFWEGEIRGSLPVAYRLRVVDEQGQAAEVEDPYRFGPTLTSYDLHLLGEGTHYRLFERLGAHPIRHEGVDGVRFAVWAPNARRVSVVGDWNGWDGRRQPMRLHPGHGIWEIFVPGVAVGARYKYEILGRDGALLALKTDPLAFGFEAEEPRTASAVTDLSGFAWGDAEWMDERKHRNALTRPMAIYEVHLGSWRRPDGRIPGYRELAERLADYASEMGFTHVELLPITEHPYYPSWGYQTLGYYAPTRRYGTPADFMAFVDILHRRGIGVIMDWVPAHFPKDAHGLSYFDGTHLYEHDDPHLRDHPDWGTRVFNFGRREVANFLIANAVFWLERYHIDGLRVDAVASMIYRDYSRKAGEWVPNEYGGRENLEALAFLKRMNEVVYGGEPGATTIAEESTAWPQVSRPVYLGGLGFGFKWNMGWMHDILEFMQHEPVHRKYHHNQLTFGLLYAWSENFVLPLSHDEVVYGKRSLARKMPGDDWQRFANLRLLYAFMWAYPGKKLLFMGGEFGQSDEWNHDRALDWGLLDMGPFHRGVQRMVKDLNRIYRSDPSLHEVDFEPAGFQWMDCSDWEQSVVTFCRFARNQTTLLLCACNFTPLTRQGYRVGVPRPGYYREILNTDAALYGGSDVGNSGGVPSEPTPWHGQPHSVVLTLPPLAAVWLVPA